A stretch of Corallococcus macrosporus DNA encodes these proteins:
- a CDS encoding amidohydrolase translates to MRGRLGWMLGALVLWVGATGCSRRVPEGTPAEQAVEDAPTVYVARRIRTLDAAKPEAQALAVRDGKVLAVGTREEVLAAAGKTARVVELGDATVVPGLTDAHGHLAGLGQALASVRLEGTTSLEEVRQRLEKAPATAYQGDWLVGQGWDQNDWDTPRFPTLMDMGEHLKDTPVALWRIDGHALWLNGAALKRANITRDTKDPEGGSILRLPGGDPSGVLIDNAMDLAMKVLPPPTREQHEAHLRTALEHCARVGLTGVHDAGMDLRTFRLLQAWDKAGTLPLRVYAMADGQSDDRVQYLKDGPFQGKLLTMRAVKLLLDGALGSRGAAMGAAYSDEPGHRGLLLLPPEEYAARVHAFVGRGFQVATHAIGDRANTLVLDTVLRELAAQGTKDARPRVEHAQIMTDEDIRRLGANGFIASVQPTHATSDMPWAEKRVGPERIQGAYAWQKLKAAGAVLALGSDFPVERPDVLAGLYAARTRQDASGQPPGGWQPEQRLSGEEALEGFTVGAAYASFAEGQRGRLKPGQDADFVALSVDPVDAPPADLLTGQVRLTVVAGREVFRAAAK, encoded by the coding sequence ATGCGAGGACGTCTCGGTTGGATGCTGGGGGCGCTGGTCCTGTGGGTGGGCGCTACGGGCTGCTCACGGCGCGTGCCGGAGGGCACGCCCGCGGAACAGGCGGTCGAGGACGCGCCCACGGTGTACGTGGCCAGACGCATCCGCACGCTGGATGCCGCGAAGCCGGAGGCCCAGGCGCTCGCCGTGCGCGACGGCAAGGTGCTGGCCGTGGGCACGCGCGAGGAGGTGCTCGCCGCCGCGGGGAAGACCGCGCGCGTGGTGGAGCTGGGCGACGCGACGGTGGTGCCCGGCCTCACGGACGCGCACGGGCACCTGGCCGGGCTGGGCCAGGCGCTCGCGAGCGTGCGGCTGGAGGGCACCACGTCGCTGGAGGAGGTGCGCCAGCGGCTGGAGAAGGCCCCGGCCACCGCGTACCAGGGGGACTGGCTGGTGGGTCAGGGCTGGGACCAGAACGACTGGGACACGCCGCGCTTCCCCACCCTCATGGACATGGGCGAGCACCTGAAGGACACGCCCGTGGCGCTGTGGCGCATCGACGGGCACGCGCTGTGGCTCAACGGCGCGGCCCTGAAGCGCGCGAACATCACCCGCGACACGAAGGACCCGGAGGGCGGCAGCATCCTGCGCCTGCCGGGGGGCGACCCCAGCGGCGTGCTCATCGACAACGCCATGGACCTGGCGATGAAGGTGCTGCCCCCGCCCACCCGTGAGCAGCACGAAGCGCACCTGCGCACCGCCCTGGAGCACTGCGCGCGCGTGGGCCTCACCGGCGTGCACGACGCGGGCATGGACCTGCGGACCTTCCGCCTGCTCCAGGCCTGGGACAAGGCGGGCACCCTCCCCCTGCGCGTCTACGCCATGGCGGATGGCCAGTCGGACGACCGCGTGCAGTACCTGAAGGACGGCCCCTTCCAGGGGAAGCTCCTGACGATGCGCGCGGTGAAGCTCCTCCTGGACGGCGCGCTGGGCAGCCGAGGCGCGGCGATGGGCGCGGCCTACAGCGACGAGCCCGGCCACCGCGGCCTGCTGCTGCTGCCACCGGAGGAGTACGCCGCGCGCGTGCACGCCTTCGTGGGCCGCGGCTTCCAGGTGGCGACGCATGCGATTGGTGACCGCGCCAACACGCTGGTGCTGGACACGGTCCTGCGTGAGCTGGCGGCCCAGGGGACGAAGGACGCGCGTCCCCGCGTGGAGCACGCGCAGATCATGACGGACGAGGACATCCGGCGGCTGGGCGCGAACGGCTTCATCGCGAGCGTGCAGCCCACGCACGCCACCAGCGACATGCCCTGGGCGGAGAAGCGCGTGGGCCCGGAGCGCATCCAGGGCGCCTATGCGTGGCAGAAGCTGAAGGCCGCGGGCGCGGTGCTGGCGCTGGGCAGTGACTTCCCGGTGGAGCGTCCGGACGTGCTCGCGGGGCTGTACGCGGCGCGCACGCGGCAGGACGCCAGCGGCCAGCCGCCGGGCGGGTGGCAGCCGGAGCAGCGCCTGAGCGGCGAGGAGGCGCTGGAGGGCTTCACGGTGGGCGCGGCCTACGCGTCCTTCGCGGAAGGGCAGCGCGGCCGGCTGAAGCCGGGCCAGGACGCGGACTTCGTGGCGCTGTCCGTGGATCCGGTGGACGCGCCCCCGGCGGACCTGCTCACCGGGCAGGTCCGGCTGACGGTGGTCGCGGGCCGCGAGGTGTTCCGCGCGGCCGCGAAGTAG
- the sitA6 gene encoding SitA6 family polymorphic toxin lipoprotein, whose product MRALCWLWVGLLWSCASTPSTPAFSPEVFWAEAETGSECADGDEDQCLAPLCVDGSCALFRCEDLEPGRVVHTRAALAPPVFVAPGSGPQRTWGSAQGLPGDATPVMVFRWYPREKLPSEVKRQKALEEWAKRPKERHHIFPQAFKDHFDSKQINIHQYVIAIDADLHKRIHRGADGGPWNQDWLRYIRMKGLNELAPAHFEQASYLIQKYGLFGLSMTYWQQVDLAPIPVED is encoded by the coding sequence ATGCGCGCGCTGTGTTGGCTGTGGGTCGGGCTGCTCTGGAGCTGTGCGTCGACGCCGTCCACGCCAGCGTTCTCGCCGGAGGTCTTCTGGGCGGAGGCGGAGACCGGAAGTGAGTGCGCGGACGGGGACGAGGACCAATGCCTCGCGCCCCTGTGCGTGGATGGATCCTGCGCGCTGTTCCGGTGCGAGGACCTGGAGCCGGGCCGCGTGGTGCATACGCGCGCGGCGCTCGCGCCGCCAGTGTTCGTGGCTCCGGGCAGTGGGCCGCAGCGGACGTGGGGCAGCGCCCAGGGTCTTCCGGGTGATGCGACGCCGGTCATGGTGTTCCGCTGGTATCCGCGCGAGAAGCTGCCCAGCGAGGTGAAGCGGCAGAAGGCGCTGGAGGAGTGGGCGAAGCGGCCCAAGGAGCGGCACCACATCTTCCCGCAGGCGTTCAAGGACCACTTCGATTCCAAGCAGATCAATATCCACCAGTACGTGATCGCCATCGATGCGGACCTGCACAAACGTATCCACCGTGGAGCGGACGGAGGTCCATGGAACCAGGACTGGCTGCGCTACATCCGGATGAAGGGCCTCAACGAACTCGCTCCCGCGCACTTCGAACAGGCCTCCTACCTGATTCAGAAGTACGGTCTCTTTGGTTTGAGCATGACCTACTGGCAACAGGTTGACCTTGCGCCCATACCGGTAGAGGACTGA
- the sitI6 gene encoding SitI6 family double-CXXCG motif immunity protein: protein MRYFELTESDDLDSRHWSGSYRAERQWYLPSVLCPRCDAWGGMTAYPSVDLSALPEKDDLKSVWPQTREEYERRAALVRAFAPPEIQLEPGCRFGPLVGTAMGRFGPITAMPSWQVLVREDTLTAIQDAGLKGIIPVRAELRNRRTKELPQYELEARPLAKLHPACIQDRDRVPPCLESCGNNGFSLPPERWLYGESLPADLDLFGVAGTTRIVVSERFVDTVNRLGPSDVVYREITVE from the coding sequence GTGCGCTACTTCGAATTGACCGAATCAGACGACCTGGACTCCCGGCACTGGAGTGGGTCCTATCGCGCGGAACGCCAATGGTATCTGCCCAGCGTCCTCTGCCCACGATGTGACGCCTGGGGAGGCATGACGGCATATCCGTCGGTGGACCTCTCCGCCCTCCCCGAGAAGGATGACCTGAAGAGCGTCTGGCCGCAGACTCGCGAGGAGTACGAGAGGCGCGCGGCCCTGGTGCGCGCCTTCGCCCCCCCGGAGATTCAGCTCGAACCGGGATGCAGGTTCGGTCCCCTCGTGGGCACGGCGATGGGCCGGTTCGGCCCCATCACGGCGATGCCTTCGTGGCAGGTCCTCGTGCGTGAGGACACGCTCACAGCGATTCAAGACGCAGGACTGAAAGGCATCATCCCAGTCCGGGCGGAGCTGCGGAACCGCCGCACGAAAGAGCTCCCGCAGTACGAACTGGAGGCACGTCCGCTGGCGAAGCTGCATCCCGCGTGCATCCAGGACCGGGACCGGGTGCCTCCCTGTCTCGAGTCCTGTGGGAACAACGGCTTCTCGCTCCCACCGGAGCGCTGGCTATACGGTGAGTCGCTCCCCGCGGACCTGGACCTCTTCGGCGTGGCAGGCACCACCCGCATCGTCGTCTCCGAACGCTTCGTTGACACCGTGAACCGGCTGGGCCCCAGTGACGTGGTCTACCGGGAGATCACCGTGGAGTAA
- a CDS encoding DUF6068 family protein codes for MALVLLMGCGTSRPRGFFSVTESPPGSSTEEAPRSWQDARVGDRVEYVFNATVSGSNWGGSSSAGQLFVEVVAVQAPWVWLSIRITRNDGQPHPNPFLSHDFVLPMRMGQAPPNLPDPIKDGSTRITRLWAFAAGQHWSARQFARDDSVGDGPMQQRLYATTPGPLYLTNGLLRIYFGAVSPGDYAIHSLTLVSFQRGSGAPQGTPPAMDHPWGPGTWYETREQSSRGIFERQVCLGAEQGYLLRKIWPRPQAGKRCGDFQGAAVLSLEDALLNLVNKSVGVSIWPPRAPGAPLSRQGHLQLGRDSLPVWFHEEPDPMTDESLKVNVHGFAIDVWSPVLRGLPMEARFNALSVETVWQPWAGVHHFNASSRLSSWGTWLEPSELSTSAR; via the coding sequence GTGGCCCTGGTCCTGCTCATGGGCTGCGGGACTTCCCGGCCCAGGGGCTTCTTCAGCGTGACGGAGTCCCCTCCCGGGAGTTCCACGGAGGAAGCCCCCAGGTCCTGGCAGGACGCTCGCGTGGGAGACCGCGTGGAGTATGTCTTCAACGCGACCGTCTCCGGCTCGAACTGGGGAGGCAGTTCCTCGGCGGGCCAGCTCTTCGTGGAGGTCGTCGCCGTCCAGGCTCCCTGGGTCTGGCTCTCCATCCGCATCACGCGGAACGACGGCCAACCCCATCCGAATCCGTTCCTGAGCCATGACTTCGTGCTGCCCATGCGAATGGGTCAGGCCCCACCAAATCTCCCCGACCCCATCAAGGACGGCAGCACCCGCATCACCCGCCTCTGGGCCTTTGCCGCAGGTCAACATTGGAGCGCACGGCAGTTCGCCCGTGACGACTCCGTGGGAGATGGCCCCATGCAGCAAAGGCTCTATGCCACGACTCCCGGACCTCTCTATCTCACCAACGGCCTGCTCAGGATCTACTTCGGCGCGGTCAGCCCCGGCGATTACGCCATTCACTCGCTCACGCTCGTGTCCTTCCAGCGGGGCTCCGGTGCCCCCCAGGGAACGCCTCCCGCAATGGACCATCCCTGGGGCCCCGGCACCTGGTACGAGACACGGGAGCAGTCCAGTCGAGGCATTTTCGAGAGGCAGGTCTGCCTGGGCGCTGAACAGGGCTACCTCTTGCGGAAGATCTGGCCCCGACCGCAGGCCGGAAAGCGGTGCGGGGACTTCCAGGGAGCCGCGGTCCTTTCGCTGGAGGACGCACTGCTCAACCTCGTCAACAAGTCCGTGGGCGTGTCCATCTGGCCGCCTCGCGCCCCCGGTGCTCCGCTCTCGCGGCAGGGCCACCTCCAGTTGGGGCGGGACTCCTTGCCTGTCTGGTTCCACGAGGAACCGGATCCCATGACGGATGAAAGCCTCAAGGTGAACGTCCATGGCTTCGCCATCGACGTCTGGAGCCCGGTGCTCCGGGGGCTCCCCATGGAGGCCCGTTTCAATGCGTTGTCAGTGGAAACGGTCTGGCAACCCTGGGCAGGCGTGCACCATTTCAACGCGAGTTCCCGGCTCTCCAGCTGGGGCACATGGCTGGAGCCCTCCGAGCTGTCGACCAGCGCACGTTGA